Proteins from a single region of Gemmatimonadota bacterium:
- a CDS encoding MaoC family dehydratase — translation MIDRAHIGKVWKPWIVDVEKGRLRLLAKAIGETRPVYLDEAAAQAAGYRSMLAPLTFAYCLLADDPGGHGYLAEIGIPVERILHGELQLKRFDSICAGDRIRVTRVLSDVIVKKGGALEFAVFDSDVTNCDGDRTVARIRNLLAVRNPQ, via the coding sequence ATGATTGATCGGGCCCATATCGGGAAGGTCTGGAAGCCCTGGATCGTCGACGTCGAGAAGGGGCGGCTCCGGCTCCTCGCCAAGGCGATCGGCGAGACTCGGCCTGTCTACCTTGACGAGGCGGCCGCCCAAGCCGCCGGTTATCGGTCGATGCTGGCGCCGCTGACCTTTGCCTACTGTCTCCTGGCCGACGACCCCGGCGGCCACGGGTATCTGGCCGAAATTGGCATCCCGGTCGAGCGGATCCTCCACGGCGAACTGCAGCTGAAACGGTTCGACTCGATCTGCGCCGGCGATCGGATCCGGGTGACCCGCGTCCTCTCGGACGTCATCGTCAAGAAGGGCGGAGCGCTCGAGTTTGCGGTCTTCGATTCGGACGTGACCAACTGCGATGGCGACCGGACTGTGGCCCGGATCCGGAATCTCCTGGCCGTGAGGAACCCGCAATGA
- a CDS encoding amino acid permease, whose protein sequence is MRPGTRSVPIPPTPTIGWSVDSSGPTINSRERSLSDPIVAWFSDRYAVAVLDGGAVAAMATEQPALTRGLGPVEAMALVVGGTIGASIFLVPSAIAREVGSPGLELTTWLVTGLLALCGALSFAELAGAIPETGGTYQFLKRAYPGTPIAFLFGWMMFFAYAAGATAVTSSLAALYAGQFIPGLAEAGPWATRVLTVVIIMTFAIINALGVTAGGRTQNILTVLKVGGLLTVVGACFLLGNGSVANFLPVLPADKSSAEMVSSVGTAMILTIFSYSGWYFITHVAGEVREPAKNLPRAIVGGMVTLIALYLSINAAYLYVLPFDQLKASPRVAADAMQVVLGPTGATVIAVVVFRSGIGGANAQLLNYPRVTFSLAQDGLFFSRLARVHPTRRTPATAILVFGVIASGFALAGTYQEILTYVGFVGQSFMLLTVLGLMVLRRREPNLPRPFKVPGYPVVPLVYIAILVWYLGNLLIARLESSLVGIGIVAAGLPFYWYWSRKKRLVAND, encoded by the coding sequence ATGCGGCCCGGTACCCGCAGCGTGCCGATACCGCCGACACCTACGATCGGGTGGAGCGTGGACTCCAGCGGGCCTACGATCAACTCGCGGGAAAGGTCCCTCAGTGATCCCATCGTGGCGTGGTTTTCGGATCGGTACGCTGTTGCTGTGCTGGACGGCGGGGCGGTAGCGGCCATGGCCACGGAGCAACCCGCGCTCACCCGGGGCCTCGGTCCGGTCGAAGCCATGGCGCTGGTGGTCGGGGGCACGATCGGCGCCAGCATCTTCCTGGTGCCGAGCGCCATTGCCCGGGAAGTGGGATCGCCCGGGCTCGAGTTGACGACCTGGTTGGTGACCGGACTCCTTGCCCTCTGCGGTGCTCTGAGCTTCGCCGAGTTGGCGGGGGCTATCCCGGAGACCGGCGGCACCTACCAGTTTCTGAAGCGGGCCTATCCCGGCACGCCGATCGCGTTTCTATTCGGGTGGATGATGTTCTTCGCCTATGCGGCGGGGGCCACGGCCGTGACCTCTTCGCTGGCGGCGCTCTATGCGGGCCAGTTCATCCCGGGCCTTGCCGAGGCGGGGCCGTGGGCCACCCGAGTGCTCACGGTCGTGATCATCATGACCTTTGCGATCATCAACGCGCTCGGTGTCACCGCGGGCGGGCGAACCCAGAACATCCTGACCGTCCTCAAGGTCGGCGGGTTGCTGACCGTGGTGGGCGCCTGCTTCCTGCTCGGCAACGGGAGCGTCGCCAACTTCCTGCCGGTGCTCCCAGCCGACAAGAGTTCGGCTGAGATGGTGAGTTCGGTCGGGACGGCGATGATCCTGACGATCTTCAGCTACAGCGGTTGGTATTTCATTACCCACGTCGCCGGCGAAGTCCGCGAACCGGCCAAAAATCTCCCCCGCGCCATCGTCGGCGGGATGGTAACACTGATTGCGCTGTACTTGAGCATCAACGCCGCCTATCTCTACGTCCTGCCGTTTGACCAGCTGAAAGCGTCGCCCCGCGTTGCGGCCGATGCCATGCAAGTCGTCCTCGGCCCGACCGGGGCCACGGTCATCGCGGTGGTGGTGTTCCGGTCCGGCATCGGGGGCGCCAACGCCCAGTTGCTCAACTACCCCAGGGTCACCTTTTCGCTGGCGCAGGACGGGCTGTTCTTCAGCCGGCTGGCCCGGGTCCATCCAACCCGCCGGACGCCGGCCACCGCGATCCTGGTGTTCGGGGTGATCGCGTCGGGGTTTGCGTTGGCCGGCACCTATCAGGAAATTCTCACCTACGTCGGCTTCGTGGGTCAGTCGTTCATGCTGCTCACCGTGCTTGGGTTGATGGTGCTCCGGCGGCGCGAGCCGAACCTGCCCCGGCCGTTCAAGGTGCCTGGGTACCCGGTGGTGCCGCTGGTCTACATCGCGATCCTGGTCTGGTATCTTGGGAATCTCCTGATCGCCCGGCTCGAATCGAGTCTGGTCGGGATCGGCATCGTGGCGGCCGGACTCCCGTTCTACTGGTATTGGTCTCGCAAGAAAAGGCTGGTGGCGAATGATTGA
- a CDS encoding RagB/SusD family nutrient uptake outer membrane protein — MTSRAWSKSASDRELGISDFQGAGEVDPTAENMTTASSGQEVSAELRDIEELLGVAELPGRTVINELHTAVGIPGYDAGNTATQNEVIAQVSDERVRELFMEAGARYNDHLQVFLRDCQAQAMAAHRDGLTIPAAARRMDFRAHAARYPQRADTADTYDRVERGLQRAYDQLAGKVPQ, encoded by the coding sequence ATGACTTCGCGGGCTTGGTCGAAGAGCGCCTCCGATCGGGAACTTGGCATCAGTGACTTCCAGGGCGCGGGGGAAGTGGATCCGACGGCTGAGAATATGACCACCGCGTCATCTGGGCAAGAGGTTTCAGCGGAGCTTCGGGATATTGAGGAGCTCCTTGGCGTAGCGGAGCTCCCGGGCCGGACGGTGATCAATGAGTTGCACACCGCGGTCGGGATTCCCGGATACGACGCCGGCAACACGGCCACCCAAAACGAGGTGATCGCGCAGGTGAGCGATGAGCGGGTCCGAGAACTGTTCATGGAGGCCGGCGCGCGATACAATGATCATCTCCAGGTATTTCTCCGAGATTGTCAGGCTCAAGCGATGGCGGCGCATCGGGACGGGTTGACTATTCCGGCCGCAGCCCGGAGAATGGACTTCCGGGCCCATGCGGCCCGGTACCCGCAGCGTGCCGATACCGCCGACACCTACGATCGGGTGGAGCGTGGACTCCAGCGGGCCTACGATCAACTCGCGGGAAAGGTCCCTCAGTGA
- a CDS encoding aspartate aminotransferase family protein produces the protein MPSSRSEALFDQAREVMPSGYTRHMVVAKPYPQYADYGAGCRIIDVDGRSTIDFVNNFTALIHGHSKKEIVEVIAAQAGRLLSAILPTEWEVRLAELLVERIPGVEQVRFTNTGSEAVMIAVKVARAYTGKPKIAKMEGGYHGQFDLIEASFQPPPDRWGDPARPTAVANNVGTPQSLLDELVLLPVNDIENTRARLRADANQIAAVIIDPNRLQLGMVEPRADYLAMLRDETARLGIVLIFDEVIALRNSYHGTQGLLGITPDLTTMGKIIGGGMPIGALGGTIEAMSVFNVDSGEPKVKHSGTFTANPLSMATGHVGMSLLTREAFDDLSAKGQRLRDGLERVRRDLGIVGRVEGRTSMSALMMTDQPVTNYRQLSAVMASGLLAKTQAYQKLLLAEGVLTLRGGFIGSTPMTNDDIDFTIEAARRALTKLIAA, from the coding sequence ATGCCAAGTTCCCGATCGGAGGCGCTCTTCGACCAAGCCCGCGAAGTCATGCCCTCGGGCTACACCCGCCACATGGTCGTCGCCAAGCCCTACCCCCAGTATGCCGACTACGGAGCCGGCTGCCGGATCATCGACGTCGACGGTCGTTCGACCATCGACTTCGTCAACAACTTCACCGCCCTGATCCACGGACACAGCAAGAAGGAAATCGTCGAGGTTATCGCCGCCCAGGCCGGCCGCCTTCTCTCGGCCATCCTGCCAACCGAATGGGAAGTCCGGCTCGCCGAACTGTTGGTCGAGCGGATTCCCGGCGTCGAGCAAGTCCGGTTCACCAATACCGGCTCGGAAGCGGTGATGATTGCCGTGAAGGTGGCCCGGGCCTACACCGGGAAACCGAAGATCGCCAAGATGGAGGGCGGTTATCACGGCCAATTCGATCTGATCGAGGCCAGCTTCCAGCCTCCACCTGACCGGTGGGGTGACCCGGCCCGGCCGACCGCGGTGGCCAACAACGTCGGGACACCGCAAAGCCTGCTCGACGAACTGGTCCTCCTGCCCGTAAACGACATCGAGAACACCCGGGCCCGGCTCCGTGCGGACGCCAATCAAATCGCCGCTGTCATCATCGACCCGAACCGGCTCCAACTGGGAATGGTCGAACCCCGAGCCGACTATCTGGCCATGCTCCGCGATGAGACGGCTCGGCTCGGCATCGTGCTGATCTTCGACGAGGTGATTGCCCTCCGGAACAGCTATCACGGCACCCAGGGCCTCCTCGGCATCACCCCCGACCTGACCACGATGGGCAAGATCATCGGCGGCGGGATGCCGATCGGGGCGCTCGGCGGTACCATCGAGGCGATGTCGGTGTTCAATGTCGACTCCGGTGAGCCCAAGGTGAAGCACAGCGGCACCTTCACCGCCAACCCGCTCTCCATGGCCACGGGCCATGTCGGGATGTCGCTGCTGACTCGAGAAGCCTTCGATGATCTGTCAGCCAAGGGCCAACGACTTCGCGACGGGCTCGAGCGGGTTCGCCGCGACCTCGGCATCGTCGGCCGAGTCGAGGGACGGACCTCGATGTCGGCGCTGATGATGACCGACCAACCGGTCACCAACTACCGGCAGCTCTCGGCCGTCATGGCGTCCGGGCTCCTGGCCAAGACCCAGGCCTACCAGAAACTGCTGCTGGCCGAGGGCGTGCTGACCCTCAGGGGCGGATTCATCGGCTCGACGCCGATGACCAACGACGACATCGATTTCACCATCGAGGCGGCCCGCCGGGCCCTCACCAAGTTGATCGCCGCCTGA
- a CDS encoding hydroxypyruvate isomerase has product MARPNPSCSVSMMFRELPILERFGAARAAGFEGVEIQVIDEGNPAAMADAARDAGVEVVLINVDMGDFRTGGPGLSGVPGREAEFRAALTRALDASRVLSANRIHLGPSRVPPGTSRDECLAVYRANLAWAVEQATGHPATLLLEPLNVVESPTILLSDLAETVRLIQECRSDRVGLQFDIYHAAMNGVDIPKAFRDHFASIRHIQFADAPGRHEPGTGQIDFPAIFSNIAASSYAGWAGAEYVPATTTAASFGWRHTLREHFAS; this is encoded by the coding sequence ATGGCGCGACCCAATCCGAGTTGCAGTGTCTCGATGATGTTCCGGGAGCTTCCGATCCTGGAACGGTTCGGCGCGGCCCGCGCAGCTGGGTTCGAGGGCGTCGAAATCCAAGTCATCGACGAGGGCAACCCGGCGGCGATGGCTGATGCGGCCCGCGATGCGGGGGTCGAGGTCGTCCTGATCAACGTCGACATGGGCGACTTTCGCACCGGCGGCCCCGGACTGTCCGGGGTTCCCGGCCGCGAGGCCGAGTTCCGCGCCGCGCTCACTCGGGCCCTCGATGCCAGCCGGGTCCTCAGCGCCAACCGGATCCACCTCGGCCCCTCTCGGGTGCCGCCCGGCACGAGCCGGGACGAATGTCTGGCGGTCTATCGAGCTAACCTGGCCTGGGCCGTGGAACAAGCAACCGGTCACCCGGCGACCCTGCTCCTTGAGCCGCTGAATGTGGTCGAGAGTCCGACGATCCTTCTCAGCGACTTGGCGGAGACGGTTCGGTTGATTCAGGAATGCCGCTCCGACCGGGTTGGCCTCCAGTTCGACATCTACCACGCGGCGATGAACGGGGTCGACATCCCGAAGGCCTTCCGGGACCACTTCGCCTCGATCCGGCACATTCAGTTCGCCGACGCGCCGGGCCGCCATGAACCGGGCACCGGCCAAATCGATTTCCCAGCCATCTTTTCGAACATTGCCGCGAGTTCGTATGCCGGCTGGGCCGGCGCTGAGTACGTTCCGGCAACCACCACGGCCGCCTCGTTTGGGTGGCGCCACACCTTGCGAGAGCACTTCGCCTCATGA
- a CDS encoding tartrate dehydrogenase gives MTTYRIALIPGDGIGKEVVPEGVRVLDAVGRKIGVSFEWTPFDWSCETYHRTGRMMPADGLDQLRGFDAIYLGAVGFPGVPDHVSLWGLLIPIRREFDQYANIRPCRIMPGLKSPLANTEGRKIDFWIVRENVEGEYSEIGGRIFAGTDRETVVQQSVFTRIGVDRIVEYAFRLAEKKGLAKVTSATKSNGISISMPYWDERFAEVAKRFPKITTDKFHIDILTAHFVAHPEWFDVVVGSNLFGDILSDLGPAVCGSIGIAPSANINPDRRVPSMFEPVHGSAPDIAGRGIANPIGQIWAGAMMLEHLGHTDGHDRIIRAIETVLGSGGPRTPDLGGNATTVDLGRAIEGAI, from the coding sequence ATGACCACATACCGCATTGCCCTGATCCCCGGCGACGGCATCGGCAAAGAAGTCGTCCCCGAAGGCGTCCGGGTCCTCGATGCCGTCGGCCGGAAGATCGGGGTGTCCTTCGAGTGGACCCCGTTCGACTGGAGTTGCGAGACCTACCATCGGACCGGCCGGATGATGCCGGCCGACGGCCTCGACCAACTCCGGGGCTTCGACGCGATTTATCTTGGCGCGGTCGGATTTCCCGGCGTCCCCGATCACGTCTCGCTCTGGGGACTCCTGATTCCGATCCGGCGGGAGTTCGACCAATACGCCAACATCCGGCCCTGCCGAATCATGCCCGGTCTCAAGTCGCCGCTGGCGAACACCGAGGGGCGGAAGATCGATTTCTGGATCGTCCGGGAAAACGTCGAGGGCGAGTATTCCGAGATCGGCGGCCGGATCTTTGCCGGCACCGACCGCGAGACCGTGGTGCAGCAATCCGTCTTTACCCGGATCGGCGTCGATCGGATCGTCGAGTATGCCTTCCGGCTGGCCGAGAAGAAGGGCCTGGCCAAGGTGACCTCGGCCACCAAATCGAACGGGATTTCGATCAGCATGCCCTACTGGGACGAGCGGTTTGCCGAGGTGGCGAAGCGATTTCCCAAGATCACGACCGACAAGTTCCACATTGACATTCTGACCGCCCACTTCGTGGCCCATCCCGAGTGGTTCGACGTGGTGGTCGGGTCAAACCTCTTCGGCGACATCCTGTCGGACTTGGGCCCCGCGGTCTGCGGCAGTATCGGCATTGCCCCGTCGGCCAATATCAATCCGGACCGGAGGGTTCCTTCGATGTTCGAGCCGGTTCACGGCTCGGCGCCCGATATTGCCGGACGGGGCATCGCCAACCCGATCGGGCAAATCTGGGCCGGGGCGATGATGCTCGAGCACCTCGGGCACACCGACGGGCACGACCGGATCATCAGGGCCATCGAAACGGTTCTTGGGAGTGGTGGTCCCCGAACTCCTGACCTGGGCGGGAACGCCACCACGGTCGACCTGGGGCGGGCCATTGAAGGCGCGATTTAG
- a CDS encoding enoyl-CoA hydratase has protein sequence MTSTPYVRFSIANGVATIELAPPEKKNALTKAMYDAIAEGVRTAGLDPQVRAILLTGQPGIFCAGNDLGDFLERSPVERDPPLPPFMAAMFDCPKPVAAAVTGLAVGVGVTILLHCDLVYVSDEARLLMPFVALGLVPEFGSSLLLPRLMGHARAAEKLLLGEPLTPAEAVACGLATAVVPAAEVVAHARRVAERFNALAPESVRETKRLMRAPLAARVRETAETETRILAARLGSPEARETIRAILEKRR, from the coding sequence ATGACATCCACGCCGTACGTTCGGTTCAGTATTGCCAACGGAGTCGCCACGATCGAGCTGGCCCCGCCCGAGAAGAAGAACGCCCTCACGAAGGCGATGTACGATGCTATCGCCGAGGGCGTTCGGACGGCCGGGCTCGACCCCCAAGTCCGGGCCATCCTCTTGACCGGGCAGCCGGGCATCTTCTGCGCCGGGAATGATCTGGGTGACTTCCTGGAACGATCGCCGGTCGAGCGGGATCCGCCGTTGCCGCCGTTCATGGCGGCGATGTTCGATTGTCCGAAGCCGGTGGCGGCGGCGGTGACCGGCCTCGCCGTTGGGGTAGGCGTCACGATATTGCTGCACTGCGACTTGGTCTACGTCTCGGACGAGGCCCGGCTCCTGATGCCGTTCGTGGCGCTGGGCCTGGTGCCCGAGTTCGGCTCGAGCCTGCTGCTGCCGAGATTGATGGGCCACGCCCGGGCCGCCGAGAAGCTGCTCCTAGGCGAGCCACTCACCCCGGCCGAAGCCGTCGCGTGCGGTCTGGCGACCGCTGTGGTGCCGGCGGCGGAGGTGGTGGCGCACGCGCGCCGGGTCGCGGAACGGTTCAATGCCCTGGCGCCCGAGTCGGTTCGGGAAACCAAACGGTTAATGCGGGCGCCGCTCGCCGCGCGGGTCCGGGAAACGGCGGAAACCGAAACCAGGATTCTGGCGGCGCGGCTAGGGAGTCCGGAGGCTAGGGAGACCATCCGCGCCATCCTCGAGAAGCGGCGGTAG
- a CDS encoding SDR family oxidoreductase — MSTPVFKLFDLTGRTALVTGGSRGLGLQIAEALGEAGARVVLTSRKAAELEAAAAHLGKLGIDASWIAADASIPAEVNRVVAETMARLGDVDILVNNAGAAWGAPAEDHPLEAWDKVMNLNLRSVFLFSQAIAKQSMIPRRKGRIIMTASIAGLGGNPPGHDTVAYNTSKGAVVNLTRTLAGEWGEFGITVNALAPGFFPSKMTKGTLEKMGPENLAARAPLRRLGDDDDLKGAALLFASDAGKHITGQILAVDGGVSVIHS, encoded by the coding sequence ATGAGTACCCCCGTGTTCAAGTTGTTCGACCTGACCGGCCGCACCGCCCTGGTGACCGGGGGATCCCGCGGGCTTGGCCTGCAGATCGCCGAGGCCCTCGGTGAGGCGGGCGCCCGGGTGGTTTTGACGTCCCGGAAAGCGGCCGAACTCGAAGCGGCGGCGGCCCACCTCGGCAAACTGGGCATCGATGCAAGCTGGATCGCCGCCGACGCCAGCATACCCGCCGAAGTGAATCGGGTGGTGGCCGAAACGATGGCCCGGCTCGGTGATGTCGATATCCTGGTCAACAACGCCGGCGCGGCCTGGGGTGCCCCGGCCGAAGACCATCCGCTCGAAGCCTGGGACAAGGTGATGAACCTGAATCTCCGGAGCGTCTTCCTGTTCAGTCAGGCCATTGCCAAGCAGAGCATGATTCCCCGCCGGAAGGGCCGGATCATCATGACCGCGTCGATCGCGGGCCTGGGAGGAAATCCCCCCGGCCACGACACGGTGGCCTACAACACCAGCAAGGGCGCGGTCGTCAACCTGACCCGGACGCTGGCCGGCGAATGGGGGGAGTTCGGGATCACCGTCAACGCCCTGGCGCCAGGCTTCTTTCCAAGCAAAATGACCAAGGGCACGCTCGAGAAAATGGGCCCCGAAAACCTGGCCGCCCGCGCTCCGCTTCGGCGGCTCGGCGATGACGATGACCTGAAGGGCGCGGCGCTGCTGTTTGCTTCGGACGCCGGCAAGCACATCACCGGACAAATCCTGGCCGTCGACGGCGGCGTGTCCGTGATTCATTCCTGA
- a CDS encoding 3-keto-5-aminohexanoate cleavage protein, producing MAKKTILTCAVTGSPPTVKKNPAVPVTPAQIATACIEAAKAGAAITHIHVRDPETGLASMRLDLYREVVDRIRSSSVDVIINLTTGPGQRFAPGDDDPRTPGPGTNLAAPTIRVQHVVELKPEICSLDVATMASGDAFGSTVMMNTVKHLQIMAAAIRDAGVKPELEVFDSGHVRLASHLIKTGFVKGPAFFQFCLGIEWGAPDTPEALGFLRSLAPADAEWAAFGIGPRQFPMVAMAAAAGGHVRVGLEDNLYLDRGVLAPSNTVLVERAVKVVESMGGSLATPAEARDILGLTASGASP from the coding sequence ATGGCCAAGAAGACGATTCTGACCTGTGCCGTGACCGGGTCGCCCCCGACGGTCAAGAAAAATCCGGCCGTGCCGGTGACGCCGGCCCAAATTGCCACCGCCTGCATCGAGGCCGCCAAGGCGGGCGCGGCCATCACCCATATCCACGTCCGCGATCCCGAGACCGGCCTCGCCAGTATGCGGCTTGATCTCTACCGCGAGGTGGTTGACCGGATCCGGAGTTCGTCGGTGGACGTGATCATCAACCTCACCACCGGCCCGGGCCAGCGGTTTGCCCCCGGCGATGACGATCCCCGGACGCCCGGTCCCGGCACCAACCTCGCGGCGCCCACGATCCGGGTCCAGCACGTGGTCGAGCTCAAGCCGGAGATCTGCAGCCTCGATGTGGCCACGATGGCCTCGGGCGACGCGTTCGGCAGCACGGTCATGATGAACACGGTGAAGCACCTCCAGATCATGGCGGCGGCCATTCGGGATGCGGGCGTCAAACCGGAACTCGAGGTGTTCGACTCCGGGCATGTCCGGCTGGCCAGTCATCTCATCAAGACCGGGTTCGTCAAAGGGCCGGCCTTCTTCCAATTCTGCCTCGGGATCGAATGGGGGGCCCCCGACACGCCCGAAGCGCTTGGGTTTCTGCGGAGCCTGGCCCCGGCCGACGCGGAGTGGGCGGCGTTTGGGATTGGTCCCCGGCAGTTCCCGATGGTGGCGATGGCGGCCGCGGCGGGCGGCCATGTCCGCGTCGGCCTCGAAGACAATCTGTATTTGGACCGGGGCGTCTTGGCCCCGTCCAACACCGTGTTGGTGGAGCGGGCGGTCAAAGTCGTCGAGTCGATGGGGGGGAGCCTCGCAACTCCGGCCGAAGCACGAGATATTCTAGGCCTAACCGCCTCCGGAGCTTCGCCATGA
- a CDS encoding aspartate aminotransferase family protein: protein MAAIRRYARGLDIVTPWIGMDLIRCLKIESQATGSVERMSPPATVGTNGRRPRVPRSIPSKSLRRSLMTSVSSPTEQLYREALKYIPGGTSRLHYHYTPFPIYARSAGGCRLIDVDGVERVDFLNNMTSLIHGHAHPAIVAAIVAQLGRGTVWSEPGEAEVLLAKAMVERVASLDQIRFANSGTEAVMLAVKMARAFTGRAKIAKFEGGYHGYYDYVQVSFGGTPANWGPEDQPASAPTTGGLPPSLLDEVLVVQYNDRAAVERLMQQHGGELAALLVDPMSVRTGAPMPEPGFLEFLTEITRQYGVVLIYDEVISFRVGYHGAQGRYGGTPDLTTFGKVMGGGLPVGAVGGRIELMAMLDPTKGTPKVLSGGTFSGNPLTMVAGLAALEDWTPAAVDRLNAMGERLRREGNQAFHDAGERGQLTGDGSLFRIVLTSDRITNYRSGVRNAQPAARMAELHRRLMGSGIIIGKTGLGCLSTPMTDAEVDSFVTALKTALAGMTRTK, encoded by the coding sequence ATGGCGGCGATCAGGAGGTATGCTCGCGGGCTCGACATAGTGACACCTTGGATCGGGATGGACCTAATTCGCTGCCTGAAGATCGAAAGTCAAGCGACCGGATCGGTTGAGCGGATGTCGCCGCCCGCGACCGTTGGTACCAACGGGCGACGACCTCGTGTCCCGAGAAGCATCCCGTCGAAATCACTCCGAAGGAGCCTCATGACCTCGGTTTCGAGCCCCACCGAACAACTCTACCGGGAAGCCCTGAAATACATCCCGGGCGGTACCTCTCGGCTGCATTACCATTATACGCCCTTTCCGATCTACGCCCGGTCGGCGGGCGGGTGCCGGCTGATCGATGTCGACGGCGTCGAGCGGGTCGATTTCCTCAACAACATGACCTCGTTGATTCACGGTCACGCCCATCCGGCGATCGTGGCGGCGATCGTCGCCCAATTGGGGCGGGGAACGGTCTGGTCCGAACCCGGCGAAGCGGAGGTCTTGCTCGCCAAAGCGATGGTCGAACGAGTGGCCAGCCTCGACCAGATTCGGTTTGCCAACTCGGGCACTGAAGCGGTGATGTTGGCCGTGAAGATGGCTCGGGCGTTTACCGGCCGCGCCAAGATCGCCAAGTTCGAGGGAGGGTATCACGGATACTACGACTACGTCCAGGTGAGCTTCGGCGGCACGCCGGCCAATTGGGGGCCGGAGGATCAACCAGCCAGCGCTCCAACCACCGGAGGTTTGCCGCCGTCTCTCCTCGACGAGGTGCTGGTCGTTCAATACAATGATCGGGCCGCGGTCGAGCGGTTGATGCAACAGCATGGTGGCGAGCTCGCGGCGCTACTGGTCGATCCGATGTCGGTCCGGACCGGCGCCCCAATGCCGGAACCGGGTTTCCTCGAGTTTCTGACCGAGATCACCCGGCAGTACGGGGTGGTGTTGATCTATGATGAAGTGATCAGCTTTCGGGTGGGGTACCACGGGGCCCAAGGCCGGTATGGCGGTACGCCGGACCTCACGACATTCGGCAAAGTGATGGGGGGCGGCCTCCCAGTCGGCGCGGTCGGTGGCCGGATCGAGTTGATGGCGATGCTCGATCCGACCAAGGGCACCCCGAAGGTGCTGTCCGGCGGTACGTTCAGCGGTAACCCGCTCACGATGGTGGCCGGGCTCGCGGCCCTCGAGGATTGGACCCCTGCCGCCGTCGATCGGCTCAACGCCATGGGCGAGCGGCTCCGCCGGGAGGGCAACCAAGCCTTCCATGACGCCGGTGAACGGGGTCAACTCACCGGGGACGGTTCCTTGTTCCGGATCGTGCTGACGTCGGATCGAATCACCAACTACCGGAGCGGGGTCCGGAACGCCCAACCGGCGGCCCGAATGGCCGAGTTGCATCGCCGCCTGATGGGGTCCGGGATTATCATCGGGAAGACCGGCCTCGGCTGTCTCTCGACGCCGATGACCGACGCCGAGGTGGATTCCTTCGTGACGGCGCTCAAGACCGCGCTGGCCGGTATGACCCGAACCAAGTAG